A segment of the Actinomycetota bacterium genome:
CCGACCGAGGTCAACCGGCGCAACCTCCTCGATGAGGCCGTCGCGGCCAGCCGCATCGTCGTCACCGGGAACACGGTCGTGGAGGCGGTCGAGCGGATCCTGCCCAGCCCCCGGGAGCGCAAGGCGGAGCTGGACAACTTCGGGCTGTCTCCCGCGGCGTTCGTGCTGGCCACCCTGCACCGGCCGGAGAACGTCGACGACCGTGCACGCTTGCAGGCGATCCTCGACGAGCTGCGATCGCTGCCCGTCCCGGTGCTGCTCCCGGTGCATCCCCGGACCCAGCAGCGGGCCCGGGCCTTCGGACTCGGCGGGGCGCTGGCCCGGCTGATCACCACCCCCCCGCTGAGCTACGGACGTTTCCTGGCGCTGGCCGCCGAATGCGCCATGCTCGTGTCCGACTCGGGCGGGATCCAGGAGGAGGCCAGCGTCCTCAAGCGCCCCGTCCTGGTCGTCCGCAACTCCACCGAACGACCGGAGGTGCTGGGGACGTTCGCGGAGCTGGTCCAGCCCGGCCCGGCCCTGGGGCGGATCGCACGCGGGTGGTTGCAGGACGTGGCGGCGCTGCACGGGCGGCTCGCCGACGAGCCCAGCCCCTACGGCGACGGCAGCGCGTCGCAGCGGACCGTCGCCGCGCTGACCACGCTGCTGCGCTGATGCGCGCAGCGTGGCGGCTACGTCGCCTGCTGGGGAGCCCTCCGCCGCCGCCCCGGGCGCTGTTCAGCGACTGGTCGGCGCTGGCCGCCGGTGTCCTGGTGGTCTGCCATCCGCAGTGGCGTGGGATCCGGACCGCCGCGATCGCGCACGGCGAACCCGTCGTCGAGGTCGCCGACGCGGCCGCGTCGGCGGATGCGCTGGCGGACCGGATCGCGACAGCCGGGGTGCGGGTCGTCGTCATCCACGGCTACCCGCCCGGGTCCGCGATCCTGCTTCGGCGGCTCACGCACCGTGGAGTCGGCACCCGCGTGGTGCTGCACTCGTCGATGGCCCAGCACGGCGGCGAGGCGCACGAGGCCGCGGTCGTCGACGAGGTCGCGGCGCTGGCAGCCGACGGCGTCGTCGACCGCATCGGTTTCGTCAAGGACGGCATGGCGGAGGTCTTCGAGGCGCTGGGCTACCCGGCGGCATGGGTGCCCAACCGCGCGCCCCACGTCGAGGCGTTCGAGCCGCGGGATCTGGGGGCCGGTCGCACCCACGTCGGGGTGTTCGCCGAGCCGTTCTGGCGGAAGAACGTCGTGACCCAGCTCGGTGCCGTTGCGCTGCTGGAGCCGGCCCGCGCGCACGTGCTCCGCCGTCCCGACGTGGCGTACCTGGGCCGCCTCGACGTGGTCGAGCACGGCGTGCTGCCCTGGGACGACTTCGTGCGCTTGCAAGGCAGCGTGGATGTGAACCTGTACGTCACGCTGTCCGAGTGCTACCCGCTGTCACCGGTCGAGAGCTACCTGGCCGGCGTGCCCTGCCTGATGTCGCGCACCAGCAGCGTCTTCCGCGACGACGCCGACCTGTGGGAGCTGACCACGGTCG
Coding sequences within it:
- a CDS encoding UDP-N-acetylglucosamine 2-epimerase, encoding PTEVNRRNLLDEAVAASRIVVTGNTVVEAVERILPSPRERKAELDNFGLSPAAFVLATLHRPENVDDRARLQAILDELRSLPVPVLLPVHPRTQQRARAFGLGGALARLITTPPLSYGRFLALAAECAMLVSDSGGIQEEASVLKRPVLVVRNSTERPEVLGTFAELVQPGPALGRIARGWLQDVAALHGRLADEPSPYGDGSASQRTVAALTTLLR